One Bufo gargarizans isolate SCDJY-AF-19 chromosome 3, ASM1485885v1, whole genome shotgun sequence DNA segment encodes these proteins:
- the MYCL gene encoding protein L-Myc, with product MDLGCYNTHYFYDVDLKEDFYRHIAPSEDIWKKFELVPGCPQSNAVCLGESGTEWGSEIMDLGWESPVKLSGLSSVVLLRDCMWSGFSTREHLEKVINERFSCAPSRPASAAKPVPDSEVLETAAIPPEQTAVVPAPIPEKISHSSGSEDTSDSEDDEIDVVTVGKRKSYHGRQPVTITVRADPKLFHISIHQQQHNYAARLPPEPSTASPEEDCPSPSAEEPGEINCPSVQPCSPTTPNSPSASGGSDSEDLAKRKNHNYMERKRRNDLRSRFLALRGEVPGLAHASKPPKVVVLSKATEYLQGLLSAEQQLVAEKHKLRSRHQQLLRRISQLKGR from the exons ATGGATTTGGGGTGTTATAACACACACTACTTCTACGATGTGGACCTTAAGGAGGACTTTTATCGCCACATTGCTCCCAGTGAGGACATATGGAAAAAATTTGAGCTTGTACCTGGGTGCCCTCAATCTAACGCAGTATGTCTTGGAGAAAGTGGCACTGAATGGGGATCTGAAATAATGGATTTAGGATGGGAGTCTCCTGTGAAACTGTCTGGACTTAGTTCTGTAGTTCTTCTAAGAGACTGTATGTGGAGTGGCTTTTCAACCCGTGAACATCTGGAGAAGGTCATCAATGAACGGTTTTCATGTGCCCCTTCGCGGCCAGCAAGTGCTGCTAAACCTGTTCCAGACTCTGAGGTCCTGGAGACTGCTGCCATCCCTCCCGAGCAGACTGCCGTGGTCCCAGCTCCCATTCCTGAAAAGATATCGCACTCATCAGGATCTGAAGACACGAGTGACTCTG aAGACGACGAAATTGATGTAGTGACTGTGGGAAAAAGGAAGTCTTATCATGGCCGTCAGCCAGTGACCATAACAGTGAGAGCAGACCCTAAACTCTTCCACATATCTATCCACCAGCAACAACATAACTATGCTGCACGCCTGCCCCCTGAGCCCAGTACTGCCTCTCCAGAAGAGGACTGTCCATCTCCCTCTGCAGAAGAACCTGGTGAAATCAACTGTCCTTCAGTGCAACCCTGCAGCCCTACCACACCCAACTCGCCTAGTGCATCAGGAGGCTCAGACAGTGAGGATCTGGCCAAAAGGAAGAATCACAACTATATGGAACGCAAACGGAGGAATGATTTACGTTCACGGTTTCTGGCACTTAGAGGAGAGGTGCCAGGTCTGGCCCATGCTTCAAAACCCCCCAAGGTGGTAGTTCTGAGTAAAGCTACAGAGTATTTGCAGGGTTTGCTTAGTGCGGAACAACAGCTTGTAGCAGAGAAACACAAACTTCGTTCACGCCACCAGCAACTCTTGAGGAGAATCTCCCAGTTGAAGGGCCGTTAA